A genome region from Clostridium sp. JN-9 includes the following:
- the guaA gene encoding glutamine-hydrolyzing GMP synthase, producing MRKELVLVVDFGGQYNQLIARRVRENNVYCEIVPYNYSIEKIKEKNPKGIIFTGGPNSVYGEGAPRIDKELFNLGIPMLGICYGQQLISFTLGGEVESAEVREYGKTAINLDNENPLFKGIEKNNSCWMSHTDFVKTAPKGFKVIAVTNQCPVAAMENSEKKIYGVQFHPEVEHTPFGRKMISNFLFNVCELKGDWSMSSFAEEKISYIKNLVGDKKVICALSGGVDSSVAAVLVHKAVGKQLTCIFVDHGLLRKDEGDQVESIFKKQFDMNLIRVNAKDRFLGKLKGVSDPERKRKIIGEEFIRVFEEESKKLGDIAFLVQGTIYPDVVESGTNTSATIKSHHNVGGLPEDMDFKLIEPLRELFKDEVRAVGEGLGIPHSLVWRQPFPGPGLAIRVLGEITEEKLFITREADAIFREEIANANLEGKIWQYFACLPNIQSVGVMGDERTYCHTVALRAVTSSDGMTSDWAKIPYEVLDKVSRRIVNEVKGVNRIVYDITSKPPATIEWE from the coding sequence ATGAGAAAAGAATTGGTTCTTGTAGTTGATTTTGGAGGTCAGTATAATCAGCTCATAGCTAGAAGGGTAAGAGAAAATAATGTTTACTGTGAAATAGTTCCATATAATTATTCCATAGAAAAAATCAAAGAAAAGAATCCTAAAGGTATAATATTTACCGGCGGGCCTAATAGTGTGTATGGAGAAGGCGCTCCAAGAATTGATAAGGAATTATTTAATTTAGGAATACCAATGCTGGGGATTTGCTATGGACAGCAGTTAATCTCATTTACCCTGGGAGGAGAAGTTGAAAGTGCAGAGGTAAGAGAGTACGGAAAAACTGCCATTAATTTAGATAATGAAAATCCTTTATTTAAAGGCATAGAGAAAAATAACAGCTGCTGGATGAGCCATACTGACTTTGTAAAAACTGCCCCAAAAGGATTTAAAGTAATAGCTGTCACAAATCAATGCCCAGTTGCAGCAATGGAAAATTCAGAAAAGAAAATTTATGGCGTACAATTTCATCCTGAGGTGGAACATACTCCATTTGGCAGAAAAATGATTTCTAATTTCCTATTTAACGTATGTGAGTTAAAGGGAGATTGGTCAATGTCTTCCTTTGCAGAAGAAAAAATTTCATATATAAAAAATCTGGTTGGTGATAAAAAGGTTATTTGTGCTTTATCTGGAGGAGTAGATTCCTCAGTTGCAGCTGTGCTTGTACATAAAGCAGTAGGAAAACAGCTGACATGCATATTTGTAGATCACGGTTTACTTAGAAAGGATGAAGGGGACCAGGTAGAATCCATATTTAAAAAACAGTTTGATATGAATTTAATCAGAGTCAATGCAAAGGACAGATTTTTAGGAAAGCTCAAAGGAGTAAGCGACCCCGAAAGAAAAAGAAAAATAATTGGAGAAGAATTTATCAGGGTATTTGAGGAAGAATCTAAAAAACTTGGAGATATAGCTTTTCTTGTTCAGGGAACCATATATCCAGATGTAGTGGAAAGCGGAACTAATACCTCTGCTACAATTAAAAGCCATCATAATGTGGGCGGACTTCCAGAAGACATGGATTTTAAACTTATTGAACCACTTAGAGAATTATTTAAGGATGAGGTAAGAGCTGTTGGAGAAGGACTGGGTATTCCCCACAGTTTAGTATGGAGGCAGCCATTCCCGGGACCAGGCTTAGCCATAAGAGTCCTAGGAGAAATAACTGAAGAAAAATTATTTATAACCAGAGAAGCAGATGCAATATTCAGAGAAGAAATTGCAAATGCTAATCTAGAAGGTAAGATATGGCAGTACTTTGCATGTTTACCTAATATACAGTCAGTTGGTGTTATGGGAGATGAAAGAACTTACTGTCACACAGTAGCCTTAAGGGCTGTAACTTCCTCAGACGGAATGACTTCTGACTGGGCTAAAATACCTTACGAAGTACTTGACAAGGTATCCAGAAGAATAGTCAACGAAGTTAAAGGAGTAAACAGAATAGTCTATGACATAACATCTAAGCCGCCAGCAACTATTGAGTGGGAATAG
- a CDS encoding PTS sugar transporter subunit IIC — MGQASLSVAQALIIAIWVALVESRSLGYATLNLRFSPLMTGLVVGVVMGDVPKAMIITAAIQMIYMGMIAPGGAMPSEPAVATAIAVPVAILAGLKPTAAIAVAVPVGLLGNYLYQVRFLLNTFVIRLTDKYAAETNDKGLTLSIIIIPIIISFALFVPSVFIALYYGAPVIASFTTSLSGSVLFHVLDVVGGGLAALGIALILKVIGKKQYLVFFMLAYFMAVMLKSLKINTVTFAVVGVIVAYLFTLVTSSKESEA; from the coding sequence ATGGGACAAGCTAGTTTAAGTGTAGCCCAAGCGCTGATAATTGCCATTTGGGTTGCCTTAGTTGAATCACGTTCTCTTGGTTATGCAACATTAAACCTTAGGTTCAGCCCTTTGATGACTGGTTTGGTAGTAGGTGTCGTTATGGGAGATGTTCCTAAAGCAATGATTATTACGGCTGCAATACAAATGATTTATATGGGCATGATTGCTCCAGGTGGTGCTATGCCTAGTGAGCCAGCAGTTGCTACTGCTATTGCAGTACCAGTTGCAATATTGGCAGGATTGAAACCCACAGCAGCAATTGCAGTTGCAGTGCCAGTTGGTTTGCTTGGAAATTATCTATATCAGGTTAGATTTTTACTGAACACATTTGTTATTCGTCTGACAGACAAATATGCAGCTGAAACCAACGATAAAGGATTGACATTATCCATAATAATAATACCAATAATTATAAGCTTTGCTCTATTTGTACCTTCAGTTTTTATAGCTCTTTATTATGGAGCTCCAGTAATAGCCAGCTTTACAACTTCACTTTCAGGAAGTGTTTTATTCCATGTTTTGGATGTAGTAGGCGGAGGACTTGCAGCTTTAGGTATTGCTTTAATTCTTAAAGTTATAGGTAAAAAACAGTATCTGGTTTTCTTCATGCTTGCATACTTTATGGCAGTTATGTTAAAGTCCCTTAAAATTAACACTGTTACATTTGCAGTTGTTGGAGTAATAGTGGCATACTTATTTACTTTAGTAACCAGCAGTAAAGAATCTGAAGCATGA
- a CDS encoding PTS mannose transporter subunit IIAB: MNKKAALIITHGGFGKELLKSVEMIMGEQENVKALGLSLGESVDDLRSTADNIVVENQKAGLDTIILVDILGGSPSNVALYLLKKYKSIKLITGVNMLMLIEFFQSRDSNGLDELIQLMINSASDGIKKFENNMEG; this comes from the coding sequence ATGAATAAAAAAGCCGCACTAATAATTACTCATGGTGGTTTTGGTAAAGAGCTATTAAAAAGTGTTGAAATGATTATGGGAGAACAGGAAAATGTAAAAGCACTAGGACTTAGTTTAGGCGAAAGCGTAGATGATCTAAGGAGCACTGCAGATAATATTGTGGTTGAAAATCAAAAAGCTGGTCTGGATACAATTATACTTGTGGATATATTGGGTGGCAGCCCATCAAATGTAGCCTTATATTTGCTAAAAAAGTACAAGAGCATTAAACTTATAACAGGAGTCAATATGCTTATGCTTATAGAGTTCTTTCAATCCAGAGATTCTAATGGATTGGATGAATTGATCCAGCTCATGATTAATTCAGCTTCAGATGGAATAAAAAAGTTTGAGAATAATATGGAAGGATAG
- the guaB gene encoding IMP dehydrogenase produces the protein MAVILKQAYTFDDVLLVPNKSEILPRDVKLETNLTKKIKLNIPLMSASMDTVTESKMAIAMAREGGIGIIHKNMSIEQQAAEVDRVKRQENGVITDPFSLAPDNTINDALNLMSKYRISGVPITTNGKLVGIITNRDILFETDYERKIDEVMTKENLITAEENTSVENAKEILKKHRIEKLPLVDKEYNLKGLITIKDIEKIKRFPNSAKDSRGRLLCGAAVGVTNDMMERVDALVKAQVDVITVDTAHGHSKGVLEAVKKIKSKYPDLQIIAGNVATAEAVKDLVDAGADCVKVGIGPGSICTTRVVSGVGVPQLTAVMDCVEEANKYGVPIIADGGIKYSGDIVKALAAGASVCMMGSLLAGCDEAPGETEIYQGRSYKVYRGMGSLAAMACGSKDRYFQEGNKKLVPEGVEGRVPYKGYVSDTLFQLLGGIRSGMGYLGAGTLTQLFETSRFVLQTSAGLRESHPHDISITKEAPNYSVSQ, from the coding sequence ATGGCAGTAATATTAAAGCAGGCATATACTTTTGATGACGTTTTACTTGTACCTAATAAATCAGAAATATTACCAAGAGACGTAAAATTAGAAACAAACTTAACTAAAAAAATAAAGTTAAATATACCTCTGATGAGTGCAAGCATGGATACTGTAACTGAATCTAAAATGGCCATTGCCATGGCAAGAGAAGGCGGAATTGGAATTATACATAAAAATATGTCTATAGAACAGCAGGCTGCAGAAGTAGACAGGGTAAAAAGACAAGAAAATGGTGTTATTACGGATCCTTTTTCATTGGCACCTGATAATACAATTAATGATGCATTAAATTTAATGAGTAAATATAGAATATCAGGAGTTCCAATTACCACAAATGGCAAACTGGTAGGCATAATCACTAATAGAGACATATTATTTGAAACTGACTATGAAAGAAAAATTGATGAAGTAATGACCAAAGAAAATCTCATTACAGCAGAAGAAAATACAAGTGTGGAAAATGCTAAGGAAATTTTAAAGAAGCACAGAATTGAGAAACTGCCTTTAGTAGATAAGGAATATAATCTTAAAGGATTAATAACAATAAAAGATATTGAAAAGATAAAGAGATTCCCTAATTCTGCTAAGGATTCAAGAGGAAGACTGCTATGCGGAGCTGCAGTAGGTGTTACTAATGATATGATGGAAAGAGTAGATGCACTGGTAAAGGCTCAAGTAGATGTAATTACTGTAGATACAGCACATGGTCACTCTAAAGGTGTGTTAGAAGCTGTAAAAAAGATAAAAAGCAAGTATCCTGATTTGCAGATAATAGCAGGAAATGTGGCAACTGCAGAAGCTGTTAAAGATTTAGTAGATGCCGGAGCAGATTGTGTTAAAGTTGGTATAGGACCTGGATCAATATGTACAACAAGAGTTGTGTCAGGAGTAGGAGTACCTCAGCTTACAGCAGTTATGGATTGTGTAGAGGAAGCTAATAAATATGGAGTACCTATTATTGCAGATGGAGGAATAAAGTATTCTGGAGACATAGTAAAGGCACTGGCAGCTGGAGCAAGTGTTTGTATGATGGGGTCTTTATTAGCAGGCTGTGACGAAGCTCCTGGTGAAACGGAAATCTACCAGGGAAGAAGCTATAAAGTATACAGAGGAATGGGTTCTTTAGCTGCTATGGCTTGTGGAAGCAAGGACAGATATTTTCAGGAAGGTAATAAGAAACTAGTACCAGAAGGTGTTGAAGGAAGAGTTCCTTATAAGGGCTATGTATCAGATACTTTATTTCAGCTGCTTGGAGGAATTCGTTCTGGTATGGGATATTTAGGCGCAGGTACATTAACTCAGCTATTTGAAACATCTAGATTTGTTCTTCAAACTTCAGCTGGGCTTAGAGAAAGTCATCCTCATGATATTTCAATAACAAAAGAAGCTCCAAACTACAGCGTAAGTCAGTAA
- a CDS encoding transposase, producing the protein MKGSCYSKEIKEQVLKEVGETGNMTLVARNHNIPSTTINTWVKKKKDAAKAGFARGPKSSNFNSINSNKEIEKENDLLKKTLGEKDLEIAILKDLLKKKSFL; encoded by the coding sequence ATGAAAGGTAGCTGTTATTCAAAAGAGATTAAGGAGCAGGTGTTAAAAGAAGTAGGCGAAACGGGTAACATGACGTTGGTTGCAAGAAATCATAATATACCATCTACAACCATTAATACATGGGTAAAAAAGAAAAAGGATGCTGCTAAAGCTGGCTTTGCCAGGGGCCCAAAATCAAGTAACTTTAATTCAATTAATTCTAATAAAGAAATAGAAAAAGAAAATGATTTATTGAAAAAAACGCTTGGTGAAAAAGACCTTGAAATAGCAATTTTAAAGGACTTATTAAAAAAAAAGAGCTTTCTATAG
- a CDS encoding PTS system mannose/fructose/sorbose family transporter subunit IID, producing the protein MSDEKIVKREEPEKITSKDLNKSWFRWWYANEIPHTYDRMLAPSFLWAMTPTLRKLYKNKDDLQEAYKRHTQFFNTQAQWGGGTILGITTSLEEARAKALAEGKEEEAVTPEVINSTKIGLMGPLAGIGDAIDSGTVQYIFIAIALPWAQAGNAMGALFPWIAFTLVTFLYGNYFTKLGYRLGRTAAAEIIGGKNMKKIISGLSILGLFMMGILAASYVKVNSSLVWTISGKKFALQGILDSILPGILPLVTVLGVYAYFDKKGLKITKALVGLSIILAALAFLGIL; encoded by the coding sequence ATGAGTGATGAAAAAATAGTAAAAAGAGAGGAACCTGAAAAAATAACATCAAAGGACCTGAACAAGAGCTGGTTTAGATGGTGGTATGCAAATGAAATTCCTCACACATATGACAGAATGTTAGCACCTTCTTTTTTATGGGCTATGACACCTACTTTAAGAAAACTTTATAAAAACAAAGATGATCTACAGGAAGCCTATAAAAGACATACACAATTTTTTAATACTCAGGCTCAATGGGGTGGTGGAACTATCCTTGGTATAACAACATCCTTGGAGGAAGCCAGAGCAAAGGCTTTAGCAGAGGGAAAAGAGGAGGAAGCAGTTACACCAGAAGTTATAAATAGTACAAAGATAGGATTAATGGGACCTTTGGCTGGTATTGGAGATGCAATTGACTCAGGTACAGTTCAATATATATTTATAGCAATTGCTTTACCATGGGCTCAGGCAGGCAATGCTATGGGTGCATTATTCCCATGGATTGCATTTACACTTGTAACATTCCTATACGGGAACTACTTTACAAAACTTGGCTATAGACTTGGACGTACAGCTGCAGCAGAAATTATAGGCGGCAAGAATATGAAAAAGATAATTAGCGGATTATCTATTCTGGGTTTGTTTATGATGGGAATTTTGGCAGCTTCTTATGTTAAGGTTAATAGTTCATTAGTTTGGACAATTTCAGGGAAAAAGTTTGCACTTCAAGGTATTCTTGACTCCATACTGCCAGGTATATTACCACTTGTTACTGTATTAGGAGTTTATGCTTACTTTGATAAGAAAGGCTTAAAGATAACAAAAGCACTTGTAGGCTTATCGATAATCTTAGCAGCTCTTGCTTTTCTGGGAATTCTATAA
- a CDS encoding PTS sugar transporter subunit IIB produces the protein MGEVVLARIDDRLIHGQVMTKWSKGAGTNALFVVDNATAGDPFMKDIYMMSTANSGMNIKVFSNDEVVEYWNSTNFEKNKAIVLFKTIDAVKEVIDKGLPIKRLNLGGIAKKSDSKFVIPNVAVKKEDFDILKEIEDKGIEVFFQVVPDSKSVSLKDAIKNY, from the coding sequence ATGGGTGAAGTTGTATTAGCAAGAATAGACGACAGACTTATTCATGGACAGGTTATGACAAAATGGTCAAAAGGAGCGGGAACAAATGCATTATTTGTAGTGGATAATGCCACGGCAGGTGATCCATTTATGAAAGATATTTATATGATGTCAACTGCAAATTCAGGAATGAATATTAAGGTATTTAGTAATGATGAAGTAGTAGAATATTGGAACAGTACAAATTTTGAAAAGAATAAAGCAATAGTTTTATTTAAAACAATTGATGCAGTAAAGGAAGTTATTGATAAAGGGCTTCCTATAAAAAGGCTGAATCTTGGCGGAATTGCAAAGAAAAGTGATTCTAAATTTGTAATCCCAAATGTAGCTGTTAAAAAAGAAGATTTTGATATATTAAAAGAAATTGAAGATAAAGGTATAGAAGTATTTTTCCAGGTAGTACCTGACAGTAAATCTGTGTCACTGAAGGATGCTATAAAAAACTATTAA